TCGATGGTGAGAGTCAACCATTGCCAAAATGCCTTCGCCAAAAGTATTTCGGAATTAGTAttactttcaaattcattcaaagttaaaaatgcaaaaattgAACTCCATTCTTACAAACATTTTCTCAAAGTATAGGTCTTACCATTTTTACCCGGTAAGCTGAAGCATaacagaaaaattaaatatgaacaTTTAACATCTGAACTAATAGGAACTAAAATGCAGATTGTCAAAGTTCCACCTTGTCATTACATAGAATAATATCCCACAATAGTTCCAAGCATCTGCGGAACACTAAATAAAAGAAGGGAAGGAATAAGTTAATATAAGAAGGGAACGTGAATAGCTGGGATAAATGAGACAAAAATTATCGtgattaatttcaaattaaaaaataaagttagaaggtaaattacaataaataaaagttaatttcaataaatataagaaagcGCCAAAAAGTTCATAATAGTTTCATATTTTAGGTTTACCGAactattttcacttttttttttcttctttacaaTCTATTCATCAcctcttcatattattaattttgttatattatttcttctatATTATGGCTATTTATGTAAGTATTtaccaatttcttcattttctctttcaaaatttctttattcttcttccttatttctttttttttttttttgtacaagaCCTAAATGATATTGGTATAGGATcaacgatcatgtaccaatatTTAAACGGtcaataattttctatccGAGATAGAccactatcactaatagatcattttgatttggtataaaattgtttagacTTGTTATGAAATCATTTAGATTAGGTAGAAGAGTATAAGATTGTTTAGGTTTGATAGAAGAGTATAAGATGGCTGGTGAGAGATGGTATTGTGTAGGTGTGTGACTAATTAATCACTAACTTTTGTTGTatgtgtaaaagaaaaagcacataaataaactataaaagaaaaagatatatggTATAGattaataaaagatttaaaaatggTAGGAAAGAAAGGGACGGGATGGGCTTCAACGGGGTTCCCAAATATGGTCTACACTTTCCTTTTCTCCCAATTTCCCTCTACGTAAACCCTAGAaaaaccctttttctttcccttcacTCCTCCATTCTTCTCACTCTCACCTTCCTCAACCATTCCTAAATCCATCCATCTCCTCTCATTATTGCTTCCACACCTTGTTTGATTTTCTACTTTCTTCTATGGAATCCTCCGTCATTGCCCTTGAGCGCATTCTTTCCTATAACTTTAACAACAAGAGTCTCTTAGAAGAAGCCCTCACTCACCCCTCTTACTCTGCCTCTGCCTCCTATGAGCGTCTTGAGTTTGTCGGCGATTCAGCTATTGGCCTTGCTATTactaattacttttttctcGCTTCTCCTCACCTCCATCAAGGCCATCTCTCTTTACTTAGAGCTGCTAATGTTAGCACTGAGAAGCTTGCTCGTGTTGCAGTCACCCATGGATTGTATAACTATGTTAGGCGCGATTCACCTGCTATGGATGTTAAGGTCTTCAAATTAACCTTCACTTCTCCTTTGTTCctaaaaatcttcttttttttttctttttttttttgccctGTTTTAACTTCATgtctgtattttttttattgttcagGTTAAAGAGTTTGTTGATTCTGTTGCCCTAGAAGGTAGCTCCGTTCATTATGGTAGGTTGATGAAGGCTCCTAAAGTTCTTGCTGACATTGTGGAATCAGTGGCTGGTGCTGTCTATGTAGATGTTAATTTTGATCTTCAAAAACTATGGGTGGTAAGTTCTTAGTTACATTTGAAGTATGACTATTGTTACTTTATTAGCTGGGCAccaattagttttcttttcgtCTTCAATCTTTTGTAGATTATTAGGGGTTTGCTAGAGCCTATCTATACTCTTGAAGAGTTACAAGTAGAGCCCCAACCTGTAACTGTACTCTTTCAAGTTTGCCAAAGAAATGGAAAGCAGGTTGATATTAAGCATTGGAAAAACGGATCCAATAGCATCGCGAGTGTCTATGTTGATGGTAAATTTGTTGCTTCCGGCTCTTCAATGCAAAAAGAAATCGCAAGGCTCAATGCTGCCAGAGAAGCTCTCATCAAATTGTCGGATTCTATGGATACCAGAATTAAAACATTTGTAACTATTGATGGTATCGATGAATCGTTTGAGATTGAAGGGGCAAAGCAGAAGCTACATGATGTTTGTTCCAAGAGAAAGTGGCAGAAACCAAATTACaggtatatatttttattgtatgaTATTTGAGATGTTGCATACTTGCATTGTTTTGGACTCTGAATTAGGAGGTAGTTTTTATGTTGTAGTtgtctctttttcatttaaaagcATGCACCTTCACTTATATATTTGCTTTCTAACCAAGTAGGATGCTGAATTTTTCAGTAATTTATAatgaaatgcattttttttctctaaagtCTGCCTGCTTCAATTGTAACCTTGTATCTTCATCGaactattttcattctttctgtTCATTGTAAAAGTTGcagcattttttaaatttaagattcattTCACTGATCAATGCTCActtattttagagaaattagTTTCAGCAACGACAGTGACcttctcaattaattttaatgttattatatcTGTAcacttatttgtttaaaacttattttcttttgaatctcCACCCTCTGTGCATACCTTATCAACTAAAGGCCTGTTTCCCTTCCTTTTCCATCTTacacattgattttttatgtgaatagAACTCTTCGATATCTGTGGGGATTATCTCGAGTCGTTTTGTGCGGGTcataaacaaaagataaaactcAGAGAGATCATTTACATACCATGAAGTTATTTGACTATCTTTTTCCCTTCTCCTTGTCCTCCTTTTTCAAACGTGTTCTAGTGCTAAATACTTTATGAATTTCTTACTTGCAGTGTGGAGAAAGATCTAGGACCTTCACATGAAAGGATATTTGTTTGCTCGGTTAAAATTGCCACTTGTTATGGTACGTTCTATATTGTGGGAGATGAGAAATCAAGAGTAAAAGATGCAGAGAACTCGGCAGCCTCATTGATGATTCGTGCTTTACAGGAAAGAAAGCATCTCTaatgcatatatatttattcaatttggGTTGAATCTAACATAAGTACAGTGAGTTTATGCTTCCTGATGCCCTCATTTTCCTTAGATATCATGGAGGTAGGTATGTTGTAAATCATGATTCTACTTGCCTTTCCTAGTGAAGTTATGGTAtctaaatgataattttttgcTATGTAAAGTTCAAACCAACCGGTTTAGGTTGTCAAGATCTGTAAATATTATCTAtctgtttttatatttagtgCATGTTTGTGTGATTCTACCTAATAGAATAACACTTAAAATACCCCAACAATGGCTAAACAAAGACAGTACTATGATGATccttaatttatatataagccAAAAAATGATTACAACAGTCacaatataacaataataaagaaaacatatcAGAACACATACCAGCCTTCTAATATCAAGCTTGGAGACCCTTTTCGGCTACAGCAACCTTTACAccacaaagaagaaaagaaataacctAGCTACCCTATccctaactatatatatttatagccCCTCCTATCTTTCATCCCAGTTGGATCGTGCATGTGTGAATAATTGGGGACCTTACAATTTGTTGGaaacaattttagaatttagggGCATTGTGGATGGTTGTAATTTATAgtctcaaattgaaaagtttaCTATAGTTTTATATCTTGTATGCATTGGTCTTCCATGGTTTATCCCAATGGTTTATCCAACTTTAGTGTTAACAGTTTggaacttttgatttttaaccAACTTTAAGTATTTTGAAACCAATCATATATGTAAAATGGTAGACCTCTTCTTTGTCTTTTAACACTATCATAGAAACAAgtatatttcaattattttcccTTGCAAACTAGGGGACATATTATTGAATTTACAGAGCTGTTTCATGAtagactttttattttagtttgaactACAAAATGGTTCATGCACGATAAtattatgtataattttgtgtttcaaatcaccaactttttgtttttttcttcaatcgATTTCTTTACTTAAATTATAGTATTTTGAAATCCAGTCAaatttatcttcaaattttgtccATCTATATAAATAGTTCACTATCAAAGTAACCTTAGGCAAATATGGACTCAGAGTCTCTAATAATCGTAtcatttgttttcatatttttaccACAAAATAACTCTCCTTTGTCTCAATCTTACACACCAAATATTTAAGGTTTATTTCAGCCGCTAGCTTTGCAAAGAAAAAGGTAGAAGGCCAATCAAGCTCCAACGACACCAAGAACACCTTGTTCAATACCTAGCCCCATATGCCCCAACAATTGCACTACACAGTTAACAATTGACAAAATCTTGATTCAAGTTTGACATTCTTTGTGGTGTTGTCCTCATCACTTGGAATCCAATCTCATCATCTCAACCATTTTCTCTTCGTTCATAAACCTCATTATGTCTGATGAGATATCAACATTACCATTGGTTTTTTCCACACTTACTTCacttacatttttcattttcaaattataggTTTGTCTTAGGAAACTCAGAAAATCCGACATCGAATAACCTCCGGAAATACCATTGTTATTTAATGATAAATTGTTGTGGAATTTAAGTCCTACAACAACACCTCTATTGAAGTAATAAACAACTCCATCTTCAATTGAATTTATGGCATTGTAACAAGATAAAGCTAGAGTAGTATTTTCAAACCCATTACTTTTGGTGGTTGGTAATGAGAAACCAAACCCGAGTTCCAAAAGGGTAAGAAGTGATGAACAAAGGATGGTGGTCTCGTCGAACTCGTGGAATACGTTGCTGGTGAAGCAGCAGGTGGAGAAGATGAGGATAGAAACATAATGGACGAATTGACAAAAGGGGTAAAAGggctttaatttgtttggttgGAAGATTAATTGGAGTGAAGTAAGATCTCTCGAGCTAATTTTGTCCTCTTGTCTTGCAAATGGATGAATTAAGATTGGCgaaaatttgtttgttgagaATCATTGTTGGTTTAGAtgtaaaaattgaagttgacGTTCTAAAATAGTACACttacatttctttctttcttttagtaTAATAAAGAGTAGGAAGAGTTAAACCTACAACTTCATAAAAACGATTATATGTAAATTATCGttgaactattttttaatttgaaaatagacttaatcattttgataaatttgagatgtattattgaatttacACCACCTTTTTTTTGTCTGTAGTAATTGTTTTATGTAACAGGTTAGGAttcatggaaagaaaaaagtaacttTGCATATTCTATATGAGTTTTGTGCTTCAATTTACTGTCTCcctcttttcttcaaacaacTATTTTACTTAAATCATAGTATCTTGAAAGTCagtcaaagaaaaatgaagaagggCAATCAAGCTCGAACGACGCCACATGTACATACATCGTGCCGTTCATCAAAATCACCTTGTTTGTTAGCCGGTTCTCATGTGCTCCAATGATTACACAACACAAGTTAACAACCAATGAAAACTTGTCCAAATTCAACATCCTTTGAGGCATTGTTGCGTCACTTCAAAcccaatttaattttcttgatcATCTCGATCATTTCTCCTTCATCCATAGTCTTCTCGATACCAACAATAccgttggtttttttttcccactCATTTCACTCACATTTTTCGCTTTTAAACTATAGGTTTATCTTAAAGAACTCCAAAAATCTGACACTGAATATCCTCCCACAACATTAGTATTGTTCAACCACAAAATGTCGTGGAATTTAAGTTCTATTATAGTTTCATTGAAGCAATGAACTACTCCATTTTCAGTTGGATTTATGACCTTGTAACGAGATAAACTGGAGATGAGATTTCAGTTGTATTTCAATCAAACCCAAGTTATTCCATTAAAGTGAGTAGGGTTATTCCATTTCTTAAGAAGCAAGCTAAACTTTAAAGGGGAATGTGCAATGTAAACCGTAGCTTTTTCTCTAACCTTTTTAGATCCCTTTCTTCTATGAGAAGACAAAGACTCTTACTCAATAACAAATATGTTACCACCCACACCATACATGTATACACGCAtacacatataaatatatacatgcaaaacgtaaataaataaaaaaaatgagcttagctcaactgacacCTAAGCTCTTATGGACAAGAGGTTCTGAGTTCAAATTCCCAGCCTAGTATTTATTACAATACTTttgcaaacaaaaatatgtcaaGATTTAGAATTTCAGAAGTTTATAACAGTAACAATAATAAGTTTATAACATCATCAAATGTATTGATGTGgacctctttttttttttgttaggatGCATTTTACCCAAATATACACAGAAATTCACCCCTTCCCTTCCACTCACTCAGCTCCCACCTGCGCCTCCTTCTCTATTCTTCAAACGATTCACAGTCCAACCACCGTCGCCGGCGTTTAAGGTCTGACCTAGAGAATCCTCCATGATagcattcttttttcttttcctttcttttctttatttttttttattgaggaACTCCATGACACCAATTGAGCGCATACTATCTTATAAGTTTAAGAACAAGAAGCTGTTGGAAGAAGCCCTCACCCACTCCTCCTACCTCAACTCTCCCTCCTATGACCGCCTCGAGTTCATCGGAGATTCAGCTATTGGCCTCGCTATTTCCACTTACTTTTTTCCCCTTTATCCGGACCTCAATCAAGGCCAACTCACTTTACTTAGTGCTGCTAACGTTAGCACCGAGAAGCTTGCTCGTGTTGCAGTCCTCCATAGATTGTATAGTTATGTTAGACGCAACGCAGACGATCTTGATGATAATGTTAGAGAGTTTGCCGATGCCGTCGCTCTAGAAGACAACTCAATTCCCTATGGTGGTTGGTGAAGGCTCCTAAAGTTCTTGCTGACATTGTGGAATCTGTGGCTGGTGCTATCTATGTAGATGTTGAGTTTGATCTTCAAAAACTATGGGCGGTGAGTTCTTAGTTACATTTGAAgtatgtttaatattattacttttactAGCTACACACCAATtagttctctttttttctttttttttcaatattttgtagaTTATTAAGGATTTTTTAAAGCCTATCTATACTCCTGAAGACTTAAAGGCAGATCCCCAACCTGTAACTCTGCTCTTTGAAGATTGCCAGAAAAAAGGGAAGCAGGTTCATATTGAGAATCAGGAAAAGGGTTCCACGTACGTCGCGAAAGTCTATGTTGACTGTAGGCCTGTTGCTTCTGGCTTTTCGAAGCAAAAACCAATCGCAAGGCTTAATGCTGCCCGAGAAGCTCTTATCATACTGTCGGATTCTACGGATACCAAAATTAAAAGGGTTGTAACTATTGATGGTATTGATGGTTCGTTTGAAATTGAAGGGGCAAAGCAGAAGCTACATGATTTTTGTTGCAGGAAAAAGTGGCAGAGTCCAAGTTACAGGTAAATACTATATGATATTTGAGACGTTGCATACTTGCATTGTTTGGACTCTGAATTAGGAGGTAGTTTAGATGTTGTAGTTGTggatttttcatttacaaGTATGAACACTCTAACTTATATATCTGCTTTCTAACCAAGTGGGAAATTGAGTTCTTCAATAATTATGATGAAATGCACCTTTTTAGGCTTGCCTGCTTCAATTGTAGTCTTGTAATCTTATATCTTCACCAAACTACTTTCGTTCTTTCTGTTCATGgacatgttatttttttctctcaaattttaagattCATTTTAGTTGTCAATACTCACctgttctcttttttgttttttacaagGCATGATGTTAGTTTCAGCAATGACATTGAACTATTCAGCTAAATTTGatgttaatatatttgttaaatggTAAAAAGAGAACACTAGGTTTACGTGAAAAACCTTAAAACAGGAAGAAAGAACCACGATAGAGagtaactttttattattttcacacACATTGAAAGTTACAAGGGAAGAtaactttaaaagttttagcaagcattaatacaaaaaaaggaaataaacttAGGGTAAActacaatattaaaatactcTCAACGCAATAAACTATCAACAAAGCCTCTTGTTTCCAACAATATCTATACACTGATTTGTTAAAACTTGTGTTCTTTTGAATCTCCATCCTCTGTGCAATATACTTTTACCTTGTATGAGTAAAACTACACAAACTTGGTTTGCTTCCTTTTACTTTTCCTTCTTagatgttgattttttatgtGAATGAACTCTTGGATACCTGTTTGCATTATATCGAGTATTGTTTTAAAAGGTCTTCCTGGACACACGCCTAGGCTCAAGGATCAGGTCTGGCACATTTCTTTTCCAAGGTGACGCTCACAAAATAAGACGTACACCTTTTGTGAAGCCTCAAGGCTCCTTGGAAAGTAGTAATAATTAgagtgttttcttcttttttaactaaaaaatatatatttagtaaggctaaatgcaaattttattttgtttggaaggtttttttctttcatatttttggtTCAACTCTGCTCTCTCCTGAATGTAATACTTTCATGTATATATTGTATGCTTAAAAaaatcctctttttttttcttgagttTAAGCTCTAGAAGAATATTGCGCTTTTATTGCAAGTCATTTTTTGGGTCAGAAACAAAAGTTCAACGCAGATCATCTCCTTTTTCCAACGTGTTCAACCACTAAACACCTCATTGATTTCTTACTTGCAGTAAAGAAGTTCTTGGACACCCACATGGAAGAAGATTTGTTTGCTGTGTTAAAATTTCCACTTTTAATGATACGCACTCTATAATCGGAGATGAGAAGTCAAGAGTAAAAGAGGCAGAGAACTCTGCAGCCTCTTTGATGATTCGTGATTTACAGAAAAGAAAGTATCTctaatttctatattattcAATTGGGCAGAATCTAGCATAACTGTATAGTAAGTTTATGCTTTCTGATGCCCTCATTTTCCTTGAATATCTTGGAGGTGGGTATGTTGTAAACCATGATTCTACTTGCATTTCTGAGTACAAGTTATTGTATCAAAATAAGTATTGGTTGCAATGTAAAATTCAAGGCAACCAGTTTAGGCTGTCATGATGTGTAAATGTAATCtatattgtttgaaaatagaCAAATTTTGGGATGTTATGATCGAATTGTACAATTGTTCCATAGTAGAATTGTACAATGTAAAATTGTTGATGCACAAAAGGTGACTTTACTTATTCTAGACGAGTTTCGTGTTTCAGTTCACCaacttcctcttttttcttcgaTCAATTTCTTTACTTGAATCATAGTATCCCGAAACCTAGTCAAATTTATCTTCAAATTCTGTTCATCTATATAAATAGCTCTGCTAGCAAAGTAACCTTGGGCAAATATGGACTCAGGGTCTCTAATAACCGGATGATTTTCTCCATATTTATCCCATAAAGAACTCTCCTTTGCCTCAATCTTATACTCTAAATATTGAAGCTCCATCTCAGCCGCTGGCTTCCCAAAGAAATACGTAGAAGGCCAATCAAGCCCGAATGGCACCACTTGCACCACTACCGCGCCGTTTGCCAAGAACACCTCATTCGTTAGCCCGGCCCCATGTGCCCCAATGATCACACTACACAAGTTAACCACCGACGAAAACTTGTCCAAATTCGACATTCTTTGTGGCGTTGTTGTCATCACTTCAAACCCAACTTCCTTCATCATCTCAACCATTTCTCCTTCGTTCATAAACCTCCTTGAGGTTTGACGAGATATCAACATCACCATTGGTTTTTTCCCGCTCAATTCACTCACATTattcacttttaagttataggTTTGTCTCAGGAAACTCCGAAAATCCGACATGGAATAACCCCCGGGAATATCAGTGTTGTTCAAGGATAAAATGTTGTGAAATTTCAATCCTATGACACCTCCATTGAAACAATGGACAGATCCATCTTCGGCTAGATTTATGACATTGAAACGAGATAAACCAGAGAGAATTCGGTTGTATTTTTGAACCCACCAAGTTTTGTGATCGGTAATGAGAAACCGAACCCGAGTTTGAAAGTGGTAAGAAGTGATGAACAAAGGGATGATGGTCTCGTCGAACTCGTGGAAGAGATTGCCGGTGAAGCCACCGGTGGAGAAGATGAGGACAGGAACATTATGGATGAATTGACAAAGAGGTAAAAGGGTTTTGTTTGGTTGGAATATGATTTTGAGTGGAGTAACATCTCTTAAGGTGATTTTGTCCTCCTGTCTTGCATATGGATGAATTAAGATTGGagaaaagttattttgttgAGAATCATTGTTGGTTGAGATGTAGAATTCAAGGTTGGTATTGTTGATTCTTGTTGGGTTGTTTGTCAAACATACTTTGGAATGTAAATCTGTATGACAAGCAAATCCTGTTCTTTCTAGTTGGGTATGATCCTCACCTGTATGTAAACCACCGAATAATATTTAACTTCACTCAAactgttttctgtttttgaaaattagtataaacCTTAACACGTTGCAACtttgatagttttttataaTCTTTGTCCCAAACTCCCTGTTGATGCAATTTTCAATAGCAATAGTTCGTAAATTAACTCTTTTTTGTatagaaacaattaaaatgatttttcatacttcaaacaaaaaccataCCTCTCACAAGTCTTCCCATTAGAAGTTCATGAGGCTCCATCTCTTCTATGCTCTCATCAACAATCTCTTGATTTGTTATTGTTGCTCAAACCATCTCTCCAACTTCCCATAGTCTGCCATCTCACTGTATTTACAAACCAaaacattaaacataaaataatccTAAATCACACCAATATAATCACAACCTAAACTACAAAACCTAACTTCTCTCCATTTGAATGCTTGAAAATTTAACACGTTAGTAGATAGTTCAAACATTATACCATGATCAACTAGATCACCAAAcgaacaataataattaatataaacgGAAGCATAAAAAGGGAGgaaattaaacataaaggACGTACGTACATGAATGAAATGGTAGAAGATCAAATGGGGCAAAGAGTGCAGAAAAAAGCAAAGCAAAGTAAATGTTTACTTGATGGATGGAACAAAAGAATGCATTCtccataaaaaattacttGACTGCGTTTCATACTACAAATTTTGTGCAGTTCATCTAAGTGTTAAATCACAAGTTGTCACATGAtaattatttgcaaaattaaacaaacattgGAGCATCTTAATTTTAGTGATATGGTaggacaaaataaaaatcaataaaagattttgatttgttGATTGTATAATCAAGACTAGTAGTTAATAAGTTGGGTGAGCTAAAATTAACCTTACAAGTTTAGTGGtccatttttataaataaacttttctttttttacttgatagaaaaaataagtatttcttttaaatgtcatttttatttaaactcttttgattaaaattgtttaaaataaatttaaaaaggcTGATAAAAGTTGTTTTAAGTTGGTGAGAAAtga
This is a stretch of genomic DNA from Cucumis sativus cultivar 9930 chromosome 4, Cucumber_9930_V3, whole genome shotgun sequence. It encodes these proteins:
- the LOC116403525 gene encoding ribonuclease 3-like protein 2, with the translated sequence MESSVIALERILSYNFNNKSLLEEALTHPSYSASASYERLEFVGDSAIGLAITNYFFLASPHLHQGHLSLLRAANVSTEKLARVAVTHGLYNYVRRDSPAMDVKVKEFVDSVALEGSSVHYGRLMKAPKVLADIVESVAGAVYVDVNFDLQKLWVIIRGLLEPIYTLEELQVEPQPVTVLFQVCQRNGKQVDIKHWKNGSNSIASVYVDGKFVASGSSMQKEIARLNAAREALIKLSDSMDTRIKTFVTIDGIDESFEIEGAKQKLHDVCSKRKWQKPNYSVEKDLGPSHERIFVCSVKIATCYGTFYIVGDEKSRVKDAENSAASLMIRALQERKHL
- the LOC116403336 gene encoding ribonuclease 3-like protein 2, encoding MTPIERILSYKFKNKKLLEEALTHSSYLNSPSYDRLEFIGDSAIGLAISTYFFPLYPDLNQGQLTLLSAANRVCRCRRSRRQLNSLWWLVKAPKVLADIVESVAGAIYVDVEFDLQKLWAIIKDFLKPIYTPEDLKADPQPVTLLFEDCQKKGKQVHIENQEKGSTYVAKVYVDCRPVASGFSKQKPIARLNAAREALIILSDSTDTKIKRVVTIDGIDGSFEIEGAKQKLHDFCCRKKWQSPSYSKEVLGHPHGRRFVCCVKISTFNDTHSIIGDEKSRVKEAENSAASLMIRDLQKRKYL
- the LOC105435358 gene encoding alpha-1,3-arabinosyltransferase XAT2 codes for the protein MEPHELLMGRLVRGEDHTQLERTGFACHTDLHSKVCLTNNPTRINNTNLEFYISTNNDSQQNNFSPILIHPYARQEDKITLRDVTPLKIIFQPNKTLLPLCQFIHNVPVLIFSTGGFTGNLFHEFDETIIPLFITSYHFQTRVRFLITDHKTWWVQKYNRILSGLSRFNVINLAEDGSVHCFNGGVIGLKFHNILSLNNTDIPGGYSMSDFRSFLRQTYNLKVNNVSELSGKKPMVMLISRQTSRRFMNEGEMVEMMKEVGFEVMTTTPQRMSNLDKFSSVVNLCSVIIGAHGAGLTNEVFLANGAVVVQVVPFGLDWPSTYFFGKPAAEMELQYLEYKIEAKESSLWDKYGENHPVIRDPESIFAQGYFASRAIYIDEQNLKINLTRFRDTMIQVKKLIEEKRGSW